The following proteins are co-located in the Mesotoga infera genome:
- a CDS encoding pirin family protein — MSRIRKISKILTGRAAVDGAGVKLVRVVGHRDVEDFDPFLLLDAFDSTNPEDYVKGFPWHPHRGIETVTYLVSGIIEHGDSLGNKGEILDGDCQWMTAGSGIIHQEMPKPSARLLGAQLWLNLPARDKMTNPQYGDIKSHDVPAVDEEGSIVRVIAGPYKNITGAFEGRYVKAKYLDVEVKAGKEWSFGTGDDMTLFIYILLGSGRFDPDEEEAIDSKRAVLFGDGDTFWVRAGNEGIRFLLFSGKPLNEPVAWGGPIVMNTREQLDVAFRELSENTFVKHE; from the coding sequence TTGAGCAGAATACGGAAAATCAGTAAGATCTTGACTGGGAGAGCCGCCGTTGATGGAGCGGGCGTGAAGCTCGTTAGAGTAGTGGGTCACAGAGACGTTGAGGATTTTGATCCGTTTTTGCTGCTGGATGCCTTTGATTCGACAAATCCGGAGGACTACGTTAAGGGCTTTCCATGGCATCCTCATAGAGGTATCGAGACCGTAACTTATCTCGTGAGTGGTATTATCGAGCACGGTGATAGTTTGGGCAACAAAGGCGAAATACTCGACGGAGACTGTCAATGGATGACGGCAGGGTCGGGGATCATTCATCAAGAGATGCCCAAACCGTCGGCACGGTTGCTTGGAGCACAGCTCTGGCTTAATCTACCTGCCAGGGACAAAATGACGAATCCTCAATACGGAGACATAAAGAGTCATGATGTTCCTGCTGTAGATGAAGAAGGTTCAATAGTGCGCGTAATTGCAGGACCTTACAAGAATATCACCGGAGCATTCGAAGGAAGATATGTGAAGGCCAAGTATCTAGATGTGGAGGTCAAAGCCGGAAAAGAGTGGTCATTCGGGACCGGTGATGATATGACTCTCTTCATCTATATACTGCTGGGTAGCGGAAGATTCGATCCTGATGAAGAGGAAGCCATTGACAGCAAGCGAGCTGTTCTCTTTGGCGATGGAGATACCTTCTGGGTGAGGGCAGGAAATGAGGGGATAAGATTCCTGCTGTTTTCAGGGAAACCTCTTAACGAGCCCGTTGCATGGGGAGGCCCGATAGTCATGAACACCAGGGAACAACTGGATGTTGCCTTCCGGGAACTGAGCGAGAACACCTTTGTGAAGCATGAATGA